A window of Pelomonas sp. SE-A7 genomic DNA:
AAGCTGTGCTTGCCCTGGCCGGAACCGGCGCAGAGCTTGAGGTAGAGGGAGAGTGGGGTTTCCAGGTCCGCAAAAGCCTCGCTGATCAGCGGGATGCGGTTGTAGCCTTCGGCGGCCAGGCTCTGGAATTCAAGTTCTGTGATCACGTCAACACACCTTGCTAGTGTGCGCAGCCTTCACGAGCGCGCACCAATCTACAGGCGCTGCGCTGGCCGGATCAGAGAAGAGTGAGGGCCCGGGTCGCGGGCAGGTCGGCAAGCAGCAGCGGCTTCAAGTGAAGTCGGTTGGGCGACGCCAGGGCCAGGCTCCCCGGTCGTTCGACCCCTTGATCTGCTTGCGCGTGATGAACATGCGGGCGAGTGTACTGGCAATCGAACGTCCGTGAATTCGGCCGCGGACAAGGCTCGCTCGCCTGGCTCATACTCGGCCTCTGGCATCACAGGCCGGGCTTGGCCCCGGCCGACAACAACGGAGTGGGACATCAGAATGCGTAGCCGTCGATCACTGATTGCGCTGGCCGTGGCCGCCACCGCCGCCCTCCTGCTGCCGCTGGGCAGCCAGGCCGACACCGTCGAAGTGGCAGGGGTCAAGTACGACACCCAGGCCGAGGTGGGTGGCAAGAAGCTGGTGCTCAATGGCGCCGGCATCCGCTACGCGGTGGTGATCAAGGTCTATGCGGCCGGCCTGTACCTCTCCGAGAAGACCAACGATCCGGATGCCTTGCTGGCCATGGCCGGCCCCAAGCGCCTGCACATCGTGGCCCTGCGCGACATCGACGGCAACGACCTCGGCAAGAAGTTCACCAAGGGCATGGAAGCCAATGCCCCGCGCGAGGAATTCGTCAAGTCGATCAACGGCGTGCTCAAGGTGGCCGAACACTTCGCCGCCAAGAAGGAACTGGCCAAGGGCGAGAGCTTCACGGTGGACTACATCCCCGGCGTTGGCTCGCAGATCCTGATCAATGGCAAGGTCGCCGGCGATCCGATCAAGGAGCCCGAGTTCTTCACTGCCCTGATGCGCATCTGGCTGGGCAAGTCGCCCGCCGATGACTCGCTGAAGGAAGCGCTGCTCGGCATCGAGCGCAAACGCCGCCGCTGAGTATCTTCCTTAGCCCAGCTCGACCAACGAGTCGATGAAGCGGTCGGCATCGACCGCTTCGATAGGTTCGCCATGGTTGTAGCCGTAGCGAACCAGCACCACCGGACAACCGGCCGC
This region includes:
- a CDS encoding chalcone isomerase family protein; its protein translation is MRSRRSLIALAVAATAALLLPLGSQADTVEVAGVKYDTQAEVGGKKLVLNGAGIRYAVVIKVYAAGLYLSEKTNDPDALLAMAGPKRLHIVALRDIDGNDLGKKFTKGMEANAPREEFVKSINGVLKVAEHFAAKKELAKGESFTVDYIPGVGSQILINGKVAGDPIKEPEFFTALMRIWLGKSPADDSLKEALLGIERKRRR